A genomic region of Staphylococcus roterodami contains the following coding sequences:
- a CDS encoding glycine C-acetyltransferase has protein sequence MVQSLHEFLEENINYLKDNGLYNEIDTIEGANGPEIKINGKKYINLSSNNYLGLATNEDLKNAAKAAIDSHGVGAGAVRTINGTLDLHDELEETLAKFKGTEAAIAYQSGFNCNMAAISAVMNKNDAILSDELNHASIIDGCRLSKAKIIRVNHSDMDDLRAKAKEAVESGQYNKVMYITDGVFSMDGDVAKLPEIVEIAEEYGLLTYVDDAHGSGVMGKGAGTVKHFGLQDKIDFQIGTLSKAIGVVGGYVAGTKELIDWLKAQSRPFLFSTSLAPGDTKAITEAVKKLMASTELHDKLWENAKYLKNGLSKLGYNTGESETPITPVIIGDEKTTQEFSKRLKDEGVYVKSIVFPTVPRGTGRVRNMPTAAHTKEMLDEAIAAYEKVGKQMNLI, from the coding sequence GTGGTTCAATCATTACATGAGTTTTTAGAAGAAAATATAAATTATCTAAAAGATAATGGTTTGTACAATGAAATTGATACAATTGAAGGTGCAAACGGACCTGAAATTAAAATCAATGGAAAAAAATATATTAACTTATCTTCAAACAATTATTTAGGACTAGCAACAAATGAAGATTTAAAAAATGCTGCTAAAGCTGCAATTGACTCACATGGTGTTGGTGCTGGTGCTGTGCGTACAATCAATGGTACTTTAGATTTACACGATGAATTAGAAGAGACATTAGCAAAATTTAAAGGTACTGAGGCAGCAATTGCATATCAATCAGGTTTTAATTGTAATATGGCTGCTATTTCAGCTGTAATGAACAAAAATGATGCAATTTTATCTGACGAGCTTAATCATGCATCGATTATTGATGGTTGTCGTTTATCTAAAGCTAAAATTATTCGTGTTAACCATTCGGATATGGATGATCTGCGCGCTAAAGCAAAAGAAGCTGTTGAATCAGGTCAATACAATAAAGTGATGTATATCACTGATGGCGTATTTAGCATGGATGGAGATGTGGCTAAATTACCCGAAATTGTTGAAATTGCTGAGGAGTATGGTTTATTAACTTATGTAGACGATGCTCATGGTTCAGGTGTAATGGGTAAAGGTGCCGGAACAGTTAAACATTTTGGCTTACAAGATAAAATTGATTTCCAAATAGGTACTTTATCTAAAGCTATTGGAGTTGTTGGTGGTTACGTTGCAGGTACAAAGGAATTAATCGATTGGTTAAAAGCTCAATCTCGACCATTTTTATTCTCAACATCATTAGCACCTGGAGATACTAAAGCAATTACAGAAGCAGTTAAAAAATTAATGGCTTCAACTGAATTACATGACAAGTTATGGGAAAATGCTAAGTATTTAAAAAATGGCTTGTCAAAATTAGGATATAATACTGGTGAGTCTGAAACGCCTATTACACCAGTGATTATTGGTGATGAAAAAACAACACAAGAATTTAGTAAACGTTTAAAAGATGAAGGCGTTTATGTTAAGTCTATCGTATTTCCAACTGTTCCAAGAGGTACTGGACGCGTTAGAAATATGCCAACAGCTGCACATACAAAAGAAATGTTAGATGAAGCAATTGCAGCTTATGAAAAAGTTGGAAAACAAATGAATTTAATTTAA
- the rpoC gene encoding DNA-directed RNA polymerase subunit beta' codes for MKIGLASPEKIRSWSFGEVKKPETINYRTLKPEKDGLFCERIFGPTKDWECSCGKYKRVRYKGMVCDRCGVEVTKSKVRRERMGHIELAAPVSHIWYFKGIPSRMGLLLDMSPRALEEVIYFASYVVVDPGPTGLEKKTLLSEAEFREYYDKYPGQFVAKMGAEGIKDLLEEIDLDEELKLLRDELESATGQRLTRAIKRLEVVESFRNSGNKPSWMILDVLPIIPPEIRPMVQLDGGRFATSDLNDLYRRVINRNNRLKRLLDLGAPGIIVQNEKRMLQEAVDALIDNGRRGRPVTGPGNRPLKSLSHMLKGKQGRFRQNLLGKRVDYSGRSVIAVGPSLKMYQCGLPKEMALELFKPFVMKELVQREIATNIKNAKSKIERMDDEVWDVLEEVIREHPVLLNRAPTLHRLGIQAFEPTLVEGRAIRLHPLVTTAYNADFDGDQMAVHVPLSKEAQAEARMLMLAAQNILNPKDGKPVVTPSQDMVLGNYYLTLERKDAVNTGAIFNNTNEVLKAYANGFVHLHTRIGVHASSFNNPTFTEEQNKKILATSVGKIIFNEIIPDSFAYINEPTQENLERKTPDRYFIDPTTLGEGGLKEYFEKEDLIEPFNKKFLGNIIAEVFNRFSITDTSMMLDRMKDLGFKFSSKAGITVGVADIVVLPDKQQILDEHEKLVDRITKQFNRGLITEEERYNAVVEIWTDAKDQIQGELMQSLDKTNPIFMMSDSGARGNASNFTQLAGMRGLMAAPSGKIIELPITSSFREGLTVLEYFISTHGARKGLADTALKTADSGYLTRRLVDVAQDVIVREEDCGTDRGLLVSDIKEGTEMIEPFIERIEGRYSKETIRHPETDEVIIRPDELITPEIAKKITDAGIEQMYIRSAFTCNARHGVCEKCYGKNLATGEKVEVGEAVGTIAAQSIGEPGTQLTMRTFHTGGVAGSDITQGLPRIQEIFEARNPKGQAVITEIEGVVEDIKLAKDRQQEIVVKGANETRSYLASGTSRIIVEIGQPVQRGEVLTEGSIEPKNYLSVAGLNATESYLLKEVQKVYRMQGVEIDDKHVEVMVRQMLRKVRIIEAGDTKLLPGSLVDIHNFTDANREAFKHRKRPATAKPVLLGITKASLETESFLSAASFQETTRVLTDAAIKGKRDDLLGLKENVIIGKLIPAGTGMRRYSDVKYEKTAKPVAEVEAQTEVTE; via the coding sequence ATGAAAATAGGCTTAGCTTCACCTGAAAAAATCCGCTCATGGTCATTTGGTGAGGTTAAAAAACCTGAAACAATCAACTACCGTACATTAAAACCTGAAAAAGATGGTCTATTCTGTGAAAGAATTTTCGGACCTACAAAAGACTGGGAATGTAGTTGTGGTAAATACAAACGTGTTCGCTACAAAGGCATGGTCTGTGACAGATGTGGTGTTGAAGTAACTAAATCTAAAGTACGTCGTGAAAGAATGGGACACATTGAACTTGCTGCTCCAGTTTCACACATTTGGTATTTCAAAGGAATTCCAAGTCGTATGGGATTATTGCTTGATATGTCACCAAGAGCATTAGAAGAAGTTATTTACTTCGCTTCTTATGTTGTTGTAGACCCAGGTCCAACTGGCTTAGAAAAGAAAACATTATTATCTGAAGCTGAATTCAGAGAATATTATGATAAATACCCTGGTCAATTCGTTGCTAAAATGGGTGCAGAAGGTATCAAAGATTTACTTGAAGAGATTGATTTAGACGAAGAACTTAAATTATTGCGTGACGAGTTAGAATCAGCTACTGGTCAAAGACTTACTCGTGCAATTAAACGTTTAGAAGTTGTTGAATCATTCCGTAACTCAGGTAATAAACCTTCATGGATGATTTTAGATGTACTTCCAATCATCCCACCAGAAATTCGTCCAATGGTTCAATTAGATGGTGGACGTTTTGCAACAAGTGACTTAAATGATTTATACCGTCGTGTAATTAACCGTAATAATCGTTTGAAACGTTTATTAGATCTAGGTGCACCTGGTATTATCGTTCAAAATGAAAAACGTATGTTACAAGAAGCAGTTGATGCTTTAATAGATAATGGTCGTCGTGGTCGCCCAGTTACTGGTCCAGGTAACCGTCCATTAAAATCTCTATCACATATGTTAAAAGGTAAACAAGGTCGTTTCCGTCAAAACTTACTTGGTAAGCGTGTTGACTATTCAGGTCGTTCGGTTATCGCTGTAGGTCCAAGCTTGAAAATGTACCAATGTGGTTTACCAAAAGAAATGGCACTTGAGCTATTTAAACCTTTTGTAATGAAAGAATTAGTTCAACGTGAAATTGCTACTAACATTAAAAATGCTAAGAGTAAAATCGAACGCATGGATGACGAAGTATGGGATGTTTTAGAAGAAGTGATTAGAGAACATCCAGTTTTACTTAACCGTGCACCAACACTTCACAGATTAGGTATTCAAGCGTTTGAACCGACATTAGTTGAGGGTCGTGCGATTCGTCTTCATCCACTTGTAACAACAGCTTATAACGCTGACTTTGATGGTGACCAAATGGCTGTTCACGTTCCTTTATCAAAAGAAGCTCAAGCTGAAGCAAGAATGTTAATGTTAGCTGCACAAAACATCTTGAACCCTAAAGATGGTAAACCAGTAGTAACACCGTCTCAGGATATGGTACTTGGTAACTATTACCTTACTTTAGAAAGAAAAGATGCAGTAAATACAGGTGCAATCTTTAATAATACAAATGAAGTATTAAAAGCATATGCAAATGGATTTGTTCATTTACACACTAGAATCGGTGTACATGCAAGTTCATTTAACAACCCTACATTTACTGAAGAGCAAAACAAAAAGATTCTTGCTACTTCAGTAGGTAAAATTATTTTCAATGAAATTATTCCAGATTCATTCGCTTATATAAATGAACCTACGCAAGAAAACTTAGAAAGAAAAACACCTGATAGATATTTCATCGATCCTACGACATTAGGTGAAGGTGGCTTAAAAGAATACTTTGAAAAAGAAGATTTAATTGAACCATTCAATAAAAAATTCTTAGGTAATATTATCGCTGAAGTATTCAATAGATTTAGTATTACTGATACGTCAATGATGCTAGACCGTATGAAAGACTTAGGTTTCAAATTCTCATCTAAAGCTGGTATTACAGTAGGTGTTGCTGATATCGTGGTATTACCTGATAAGCAACAAATCCTTGATGAACATGAAAAATTAGTCGACAGAATTACAAAACAATTCAATCGTGGTTTAATCACTGAAGAAGAAAGATATAATGCAGTTGTTGAAATTTGGACAGATGCAAAAGATCAAATTCAAGGTGAATTGATGCAATCACTTGATAAAACAAACCCAATCTTCATGATGAGTGATTCAGGTGCCCGTGGTAACGCATCTAACTTTACACAATTAGCTGGTATGCGTGGTTTAATGGCTGCACCATCAGGTAAGATTATCGAATTACCAATCACTTCATCATTCCGTGAAGGTTTAACAGTACTTGAGTACTTCATCTCAACTCATGGTGCGCGTAAAGGTCTTGCCGATACAGCACTTAAAACTGCTGACTCAGGATATCTTACTCGTCGTCTTGTTGACGTGGCACAAGATGTTATTGTTCGTGAAGAAGACTGTGGTACAGATAGAGGTTTATTAGTTTCTGATATTAAAGAAGGTACAGAAATGATTGAACCATTTATCGAACGTATTGAAGGTCGTTACTCTAAAGAAACAATTCGTCATCCTGAAACAGATGAAGTAATCATTCGTCCTGATGAATTAATTACACCTGAAATCGCTAAGAAAATTACAGATGCTGGCATCGAACAAATGTATATTCGTTCAGCCTTTACATGTAATGCGAGACACGGTGTTTGTGAAAAATGTTACGGTAAAAACCTTGCGACTGGTGAAAAAGTTGAAGTTGGTGAAGCAGTTGGTACAATCGCTGCACAATCAATTGGTGAACCAGGAACACAGCTTACAATGCGTACGTTCCATACAGGTGGGGTAGCCGGTAGCGATATCACTCAAGGTCTTCCTCGTATCCAAGAGATTTTCGAAGCACGTAACCCTAAAGGTCAAGCAGTGATTACGGAAATCGAAGGTGTTGTTGAAGATATTAAATTAGCGAAAGATAGACAACAAGAAATTGTTGTAAAAGGTGCTAATGAAACAAGATCATACCTTGCTTCAGGTACTTCAAGAATAATTGTAGAAATCGGTCAACCAGTACAACGTGGTGAAGTATTAACTGAAGGTTCTATTGAGCCTAAGAATTACTTATCAGTTGCTGGATTAAATGCGACAGAAAGTTACTTACTAAAAGAAGTACAAAAAGTTTACCGTATGCAAGGGGTAGAAATCGACGATAAACACGTTGAGGTTATGGTTAGACAAATGTTACGTAAAGTTAGAATTATTGAAGCAGGTGATACGAAGTTATTACCAGGTTCATTAGTTGATATTCATAACTTTACAGATGCGAACAGAGAAGCATTTAAACACCGTAAACGTCCTGCAACGGCTAAACCAGTATTACTAGGTATTACGAAAGCATCACTTGAAACAGAAAGTTTCTTATCTGCAGCATCATTCCAAGAAACAACAAGAGTACTTACAGATGCAGCAATTAAAGGTAAACGTGATGACTTACTAGGTCTTAAAGAAAATGTAATTATTGGTAAATTAATTCCAGCAGGTACAGGTATGAGACGTTATAGTGACGTTAAATACGAAAAGACTGCTAAACCAGTTGCTGAAGTTGAAGCTCAAACAGAAGTGACTGAATAA
- the rpsG gene encoding 30S ribosomal protein S7 codes for MPRKGSVPKRDVLPDPIHNSKLVTKLINKIMLDGKRGTAQRILYSAFDLVEQRSGRDALEVFEEAINNIMPVLEVKARRVGGSNYQVPVEVRPERRTTLGLRWLVNYARLRGEKTMEDRLANEILDAANNTGGAVKKREDTHKMAEANKAFAHYRW; via the coding sequence ATGCCTCGTAAAGGATCAGTACCTAAAAGAGACGTATTACCAGATCCAATTCATAACTCAAAGTTAGTAACTAAATTAATTAACAAAATTATGTTAGATGGTAAACGTGGAACAGCACAAAGAATTCTTTATTCAGCATTCGACTTAGTTGAACAACGCAGTGGTCGTGATGCATTAGAAGTTTTCGAAGAAGCAATCAACAACATTATGCCAGTATTAGAAGTTAAAGCTCGTCGTGTAGGTGGTTCTAACTATCAAGTACCTGTAGAAGTTCGTCCAGAACGTCGTACTACTTTAGGATTACGTTGGTTAGTTAACTATGCACGTCTTCGTGGTGAAAAAACGATGGAAGATCGTTTAGCTAACGAAATTTTAGATGCAGCAAATAATACAGGTGGTGCCGTTAAGAAACGTGAGGACACTCACAAAATGGCTGAAGCAAACAAAGCATTTGCTCACTACCGTTGGTAA
- a CDS encoding M20 family metallopeptidase yields MLDWFQLANSKENKTIQLRRYLHQYPELSFEEFQTHDYIVNQLSQLSCDIETPIGRNGIKATFKGNGDGPTIALRADFDALPVEELNDVPYKSKNPGCMHACGHDGHTAMLLTVAEILDEHKQLLNGNVVLIFQYGEEIMPGGSQEMIDAGCLDNVDKIYGTHLWSGYPTGTIHSRAGAIMASPDEFSVTIKGRGGHGAKPHETIDPIVIMAEFILSAQKIISRTIDPVKQAVLSFGMIQAGTSDSVIPDQAYCKGTVRTFDSNIQDHVMHKIDKLLQGLAIANDIEYDLNYIKGYLPVHNNEKAYQVIRSATNDLHLRFNESDLMMIGEDFSHYLKVRPGAFFLTGCGNENKGITAPHHNPKFDIDEKSLKYGVSVFLKILELEHVFKN; encoded by the coding sequence GTGTTAGATTGGTTTCAATTAGCGAATAGCAAAGAAAATAAAACCATTCAACTTAGAAGATATTTACATCAATATCCTGAGTTGTCATTTGAAGAATTCCAAACACATGATTATATTGTTAACCAATTAAGCCAACTATCATGTGATATTGAAACACCTATTGGACGTAATGGTATTAAGGCAACATTTAAAGGCAATGGTGATGGTCCTACAATTGCGTTGAGAGCAGATTTCGATGCATTGCCTGTCGAGGAATTAAATGATGTTCCTTATAAATCTAAAAATCCTGGATGCATGCATGCTTGTGGCCATGATGGTCATACAGCTATGTTATTGACTGTAGCAGAAATACTAGATGAACATAAACAATTATTGAACGGTAATGTGGTATTAATATTCCAATATGGTGAAGAAATAATGCCAGGTGGCTCACAAGAAATGATTGACGCTGGTTGCTTAGACAATGTAGACAAAATTTACGGAACACATCTATGGAGTGGTTATCCTACGGGTACCATTCATTCACGCGCTGGCGCTATTATGGCATCACCTGATGAATTTAGTGTCACAATTAAAGGGCGTGGTGGACATGGCGCTAAGCCACATGAAACAATTGATCCAATTGTAATCATGGCAGAATTCATCTTGAGTGCACAAAAAATCATATCTCGTACCATTGATCCAGTAAAACAAGCTGTACTGTCATTTGGAATGATTCAAGCTGGTACATCAGATAGTGTTATCCCAGACCAAGCATATTGCAAAGGGACAGTTCGAACATTTGATTCAAATATTCAAGATCATGTGATGCATAAAATAGATAAATTACTTCAAGGTTTAGCAATTGCAAATGATATTGAATATGACTTGAATTACATTAAAGGTTATTTACCGGTTCATAATAATGAAAAAGCGTATCAAGTTATTAGATCAGCAACAAATGACTTGCACTTACGGTTTAATGAATCAGATTTAATGATGATTGGTGAGGATTTTTCACATTATTTAAAGGTCAGACCTGGTGCTTTCTTTTTAACTGGTTGTGGCAATGAAAATAAGGGCATTACAGCACCACATCATAATCCAAAATTTGATATAGATGAAAAGTCACTAAAATATGGTGTTTCAGTTTTCTTAAAAATACTAGAACTTGAACACGTATTTAAAAATTAA
- the rpsL gene encoding 30S ribosomal protein S12 — translation MPTINQLVRKPRQSKIKKSDSPALNKGFNSKKKKFTDLNSPQKRGVCTRVGTMTPKKPNSALRKYARVRLSNNIEINAYIPGIGHNLQEHSVVLVRGGRVKDLPGVRYHIVRGALDTSGVDGRRQGRSLYGTKKPKN, via the coding sequence ATGCCAACTATTAACCAATTAGTACGTAAACCAAGACAAAGCAAAATTAAAAAATCAGATTCTCCAGCTTTAAATAAAGGTTTCAACAGTAAAAAGAAAAAATTTACTGACTTGAACTCACCACAAAAACGTGGTGTTTGTACTCGTGTAGGTACAATGACACCTAAAAAACCTAACTCAGCGTTACGTAAATATGCACGTGTGCGTTTATCAAATAACATTGAAATCAACGCATACATCCCTGGTATCGGGCATAACTTACAAGAACACAGTGTTGTACTTGTACGTGGTGGACGTGTAAAAGACTTACCAGGTGTGCGTTACCATATCGTACGTGGTGCACTTGATACTTCAGGTGTTGACGGACGTAGACAAGGTCGTTCATTATACGGAACTAAAAAACCTAAAAACTAA
- the fusA gene encoding elongation factor G — translation MAREFSLEKTRNIGIMAHIDAGKTTTTERILYYTGRIHKIGETHEGASQMDWMEQEQDRGITITSAATTAAWEGHRVNIIDTPGHVDFTVEVERSLRVLDGAVTVLDAQSGVEPQTETVWRQATTYGVPRIVFVNKMDKLGANFEYSVSTLHDRLQANAAPIQLPIGAEDEFEAIIDLVEMKCFKYTNDLGTEIEEIEIPEDHLDRAEEARASLIEAVAETSDELMEKYLGDEEISVAELKEAIRQATTNVEFYPVLCGTAFKNKGVQLMLDAVIDYLPSPLDVKPIIGHRASNPEEEVIAKADDSAEFAALAFKVMTDPYVGKLTFFRVYSGTMTSGSYVKNSTKGKRERVGRLLQMHANSRQEIDTVYSGDIAAAVGLKDTGTGDTLCGEKNDIILESMEFPEPVIHLSVEPKSKADQDKMTQALVKLQEEDPTFHAHTDEETGQVIIGGMGELHLDILVDRMKKEFNVECNVGAPMVSYRETFKSSAQVQGKFSRQSGGRGQYGDVHIEFTPNETGAGFEFENAIVGGVVPREYIPSVEAGLKDAMENGVLAGYPLIDVKAKLYDGSYHDVDSSEMAFKIAASLALKEAAKKCDPVILEPMMKVTIEMPEEYMGDIMGDVTSRRGRVDGMEPRGNAQVVNAYVPLSEMFGYATSLRSNTQGRGTYTMYFDHYAEVPKSIAEDIIKKNKGE, via the coding sequence ATGGCTAGAGAATTTTCATTAGAAAAAACTCGTAATATCGGTATCATGGCTCACATCGATGCTGGTAAAACGACTACGACTGAACGTATTCTTTATTACACTGGCCGTATTCACAAAATTGGTGAAACACACGAAGGTGCTTCACAAATGGACTGGATGGAACAAGAACAAGACCGTGGTATTACAATCACGTCTGCTGCAACAACAGCAGCTTGGGAAGGTCACCGTGTAAACATTATCGATACACCTGGACACGTAGACTTCACTGTAGAAGTTGAACGTTCATTACGTGTACTTGACGGAGCAGTTACAGTACTTGATGCACAATCAGGTGTTGAACCTCAAACTGAAACAGTTTGGCGTCAGGCTACAACTTATGGTGTTCCTCGTATCGTATTTGTAAACAAAATGGACAAATTAGGTGCTAACTTCGAATACTCTGTAAGTACATTACATGATCGTTTACAAGCTAACGCTGCTCCAATCCAATTACCAATTGGTGCGGAAGACGAATTCGAAGCAATCATTGACTTAGTTGAAATGAAATGTTTCAAATATACAAATGATTTAGGTACTGAAATTGAAGAAATTGAAATTCCTGAAGATCACTTAGATAGAGCTGAAGAAGCTCGTGCTAGCTTAATCGAAGCTGTTGCAGAAACTAGCGACGAATTAATGGAAAAATATCTTGGTGATGAAGAAATTTCAGTTGCTGAATTAAAAGAAGCTATCCGCCAAGCTACTACTAACGTAGAATTCTACCCAGTACTTTGTGGTACAGCTTTCAAAAACAAAGGTGTTCAATTAATGCTTGACGCTGTAATTGATTACTTACCTTCACCACTAGACGTTAAACCTATTATTGGTCACCGTGCTAGCAACCCTGAAGAAGAAGTAATCGCGAAAGCAGACGATTCAGCTGAATTTGCTGCCTTAGCGTTCAAAGTTATGACTGACCCTTATGTTGGTAAGTTAACATTCTTCCGTGTGTACTCAGGTACAATGACATCTGGTTCATACGTTAAGAACTCAACTAAAGGTAAACGTGAACGTGTAGGTCGTTTATTACAAATGCACGCTAACTCACGTCAAGAAATCGACACTGTATATTCAGGAGATATCGCTGCTGCGGTAGGTCTTAAAGATACAGGTACTGGTGATACTTTATGTGGTGAGAAAAATGACATTATCTTGGAATCAATGGAATTCCCAGAGCCAGTTATTCACTTATCAGTAGAACCAAAATCTAAAGCTGACCAAGATAAAATGACTCAAGCTTTAGTTAAATTACAAGAAGAAGACCCAACATTCCATGCACACACTGACGAAGAAACTGGACAAGTTATCATCGGTGGTATGGGTGAGCTTCACTTAGATATCTTAGTAGACCGTATGAAGAAAGAATTCAACGTTGAATGTAACGTAGGTGCTCCAATGGTTTCATATCGTGAAACTTTCAAATCATCTGCACAAGTTCAAGGTAAATTCTCTCGTCAATCAGGTGGTCGTGGTCAATACGGTGATGTTCATATTGAATTCACACCAAACGAAACTGGCGCAGGATTCGAATTCGAAAACGCTATCGTTGGTGGTGTAGTTCCTCGTGAATACATTCCATCAGTTGAAGCTGGTCTTAAAGATGCTATGGAAAATGGTGTCTTAGCAGGTTACCCATTAATTGATGTTAAAGCTAAATTATATGATGGTTCATACCATGATGTCGATTCATCTGAAATGGCCTTCAAAATTGCTGCATCATTAGCACTTAAAGAAGCTGCTAAAAAATGTGATCCTGTTATCTTAGAACCAATGATGAAAGTAACAATCGAAATGCCTGAAGAATACATGGGTGACATCATGGGTGACGTAACATCTCGTCGTGGACGTGTTGATGGTATGGAACCACGTGGTAATGCACAAGTTGTTAACGCTTATGTACCACTTTCAGAAATGTTCGGTTACGCAACATCATTACGTTCTAACACTCAAGGTCGTGGTACTTACACTATGTACTTCGATCACTATGCTGAAGTTCCAAAATCAATCGCTGAAGATATTATCAAGAAAAATAAAGGTGAATAA
- a CDS encoding ribosomal L7Ae/L30e/S12e/Gadd45 family protein: MSKEKVARFNKQHFVVGLKETLKALKKDQVTSLIIAKDVEVYLMTRVLSQINQKNIPVSFFESKHALGKYVGINVNATIVALIK; the protein is encoded by the coding sequence TTGTCTAAGGAAAAAGTTGCACGCTTTAACAAACAACATTTTGTAGTTGGTCTTAAAGAAACGCTCAAAGCGTTAAAGAAAGATCAAGTTACATCTTTGATTATTGCTAAAGACGTAGAAGTATATTTAATGACTCGCGTGTTAAGCCAAATCAATCAGAAAAATATACCTGTATCATTTTTCGAGAGCAAACATGCTTTAGGTAAATATGTAGGTATTAATGTCAATGCGACAATTGTAGCATTGATTAAATGA
- the tuf gene encoding elongation factor Tu, giving the protein MAKEKFDRSKEHANIGTIGHVDHGKTTLTAAIATVLAKNGDSVAQSYDMIDNAPEEKERGITINTSHIEYQTDKRHYAHVDCPGHADYVKNMITGAAQMDGGILVVSAADGPMPQTREHILLSRNVGVPALVVFLNKVDMVDDEELLELVEMEVRDLLSEYDFPGDDVPVIAGSALKALEGDAKYEEKILELMDAVDTYIPTPERDSDKPFMMPVEDVFSITGRGTVATGRVERGQIKVGEEVEIIGLHDTSKTTVTGVEMFRKLLDYAEAGDNIGALLRGVAREDVQRGQVLAAPGSITPHTEFKAEVYVLSKDEGGRHTPFFSNYRPQFYFRTTDVTGVVHLPEGTEMVMPGDNVEMTVELIAPIAIEDGTRFSIREGGRTVGSGVVTEIIK; this is encoded by the coding sequence ATGGCAAAAGAAAAATTCGATCGTTCTAAAGAACATGCCAATATCGGTACTATCGGTCACGTTGACCATGGTAAAACTACTTTAACAGCAGCTATCGCTACTGTATTAGCTAAAAATGGTGACTCAGTTGCACAATCATACGACATGATTGACAACGCTCCAGAAGAAAAAGAACGTGGTATCACAATCAATACTTCTCACATTGAGTACCAAACTGACAAACGTCACTATGCTCACGTTGACTGCCCAGGACACGCTGACTATGTTAAAAACATGATCACTGGTGCTGCTCAAATGGACGGTGGTATCTTAGTAGTATCTGCTGCTGACGGTCCAATGCCACAAACTCGTGAACACATTCTTTTATCACGTAACGTTGGTGTACCAGCATTAGTAGTATTCTTAAACAAAGTTGACATGGTTGACGATGAAGAATTATTAGAATTAGTAGAAATGGAAGTTCGTGACTTATTAAGCGAATATGACTTCCCAGGTGACGACGTACCTGTAATCGCTGGTTCAGCTTTAAAAGCTTTAGAAGGCGATGCTAAATACGAAGAAAAAATCTTAGAATTAATGGATGCTGTTGATACTTACATCCCAACTCCAGAACGTGATTCTGACAAACCATTCATGATGCCAGTTGAGGACGTATTCTCAATCACTGGTCGTGGTACTGTTGCTACAGGCCGTGTTGAACGTGGTCAAATCAAAGTTGGTGAAGAAGTTGAAATCATCGGTTTACATGACACATCTAAAACAACTGTTACAGGTGTTGAAATGTTCCGTAAATTATTAGACTACGCTGAAGCTGGTGACAACATTGGTGCATTATTACGTGGTGTTGCTCGTGAAGACGTACAACGTGGTCAAGTATTAGCTGCTCCTGGTTCAATTACACCACATACTGAATTCAAAGCAGAAGTTTACGTATTATCAAAAGACGAAGGTGGACGTCACACTCCATTCTTCTCAAACTATCGTCCACAATTCTATTTCCGTACTACTGACGTAACTGGTGTTGTACACTTACCAGAAGGTACTGAAATGGTAATGCCTGGTGATAACGTTGAAATGACAGTAGAATTAATCGCTCCTATCGCGATTGAAGACGGTACTCGTTTCTCAATCCGTGAAGGTGGACGTACTGTAGGATCAGGCGTTGTTACTGAAATCATTAAATAA